Proteins from a genomic interval of Nocardia sp. BMG51109:
- a CDS encoding GNAT family N-acetyltransferase, with translation MGSEVSVRRAEPAEARTVAQVFAAAAADEAVSAWVMDGHPDVAESFREQYMPDMIARALSEDEIWVAGAGDDIWTVSVWQTVTSPDRARQEAQQSRELFDAMPRRPFRRMAAVTAAIAEHHPQRFPHRYLQAIVTLPGHRGSGAGGALLADRIRAATEAGVPAYLEASTERSARLYARHGFERTGDPIPLPENGPILIPMWFPGRSRDLRSAGAP, from the coding sequence ATGGGCTCGGAGGTGTCGGTGCGTCGCGCGGAACCGGCGGAGGCGCGGACGGTGGCGCAGGTGTTCGCCGCGGCCGCGGCGGACGAGGCGGTGTCGGCGTGGGTGATGGACGGTCACCCCGATGTCGCGGAGAGCTTCCGCGAGCAGTACATGCCCGACATGATCGCCCGGGCGCTGAGCGAGGACGAGATCTGGGTGGCCGGAGCGGGCGACGACATCTGGACGGTGTCGGTGTGGCAGACGGTGACGAGCCCGGACCGCGCCCGGCAGGAGGCACAGCAGTCGCGGGAACTGTTCGACGCGATGCCGCGGCGGCCGTTCCGCCGGATGGCGGCGGTGACCGCCGCGATCGCCGAACACCATCCGCAGCGGTTCCCGCACCGCTACCTGCAAGCGATCGTGACGCTCCCGGGCCACCGCGGCTCGGGGGCGGGCGGTGCGCTGCTGGCCGACCGGATCCGGGCGGCCACCGAGGCGGGTGTGCCCGCGTATCTCGAGGCCAGCACCGAACGTTCGGCGCGGCTGTACGCCCGGCACGGTTTCGAGCGGACGGGCGATCCGATCCCGCTGCCCGAGAACGGCCCGATCCTGATCCCGATGTGGTTCCCCGGCCGATCCCGCGATCTCCGGTCCGCCGGGGCACCGTGA
- the gcvT gene encoding glycine cleavage system aminomethyltransferase GcvT: protein MTDSNLQQGPIRNVHAELGATFAPFGGWEMPVQYAGTVAEHTSVRTAAGLFDVSHLGKATVRGPGAARLVNTVLTNDLGRIRPGKAQYTLCCAPDGGVLDDLIVYYVSDDELFLVPNAANTAGVVGELRKAITEGADGITVTDQHRDYAVFAVQGPRSAEVLAALGLPTEMEFMAFADADWEGRPVRVCRSGYTGEQGYELLPRWDDAEPLFRALLAEVRARDGEPAGLGARDTLRTEMGYPLHGHELSPDITPVQARCGWAVGWKKPEFVGKAALEQEKAAGARRILLGLKALDRGVLRPGQTVLSGDEAVGETTSGTFSPTLKAGIALALLDRTAGLEPGAEVAVDVRGRRLRAEVVKPPFVTPRTS from the coding sequence GTGACCGACTCGAATCTGCAGCAGGGCCCGATCCGGAACGTGCACGCCGAGCTGGGCGCGACCTTCGCGCCGTTCGGCGGATGGGAAATGCCCGTTCAGTACGCCGGGACCGTGGCCGAGCACACGTCGGTGCGCACCGCGGCCGGCCTGTTCGACGTGAGTCACCTCGGCAAGGCCACCGTGCGCGGTCCGGGCGCGGCGCGGCTGGTGAATACGGTGCTGACCAACGACCTGGGCCGGATCCGCCCGGGCAAGGCGCAGTACACGTTGTGCTGCGCGCCGGACGGCGGCGTGCTCGACGACCTGATCGTCTACTACGTGAGCGACGACGAACTGTTCCTGGTGCCCAACGCCGCCAACACCGCCGGCGTGGTCGGCGAGCTGCGGAAGGCGATCACCGAAGGGGCGGACGGCATTACGGTCACCGACCAGCACCGCGACTACGCGGTGTTCGCGGTGCAGGGACCGAGGTCGGCGGAGGTGCTCGCGGCGCTCGGGCTGCCGACCGAGATGGAGTTCATGGCCTTCGCCGACGCCGACTGGGAGGGCCGCCCGGTGCGGGTCTGCCGGTCCGGGTACACCGGCGAGCAGGGCTACGAACTGCTGCCGCGCTGGGACGACGCCGAGCCGCTGTTCCGGGCGCTGCTGGCCGAGGTCCGCGCCCGTGACGGCGAGCCGGCCGGCCTGGGCGCCCGCGACACCCTGCGCACCGAGATGGGCTATCCGCTGCACGGCCACGAGCTGTCCCCGGACATCACCCCGGTGCAGGCCCGCTGCGGCTGGGCGGTCGGCTGGAAGAAGCCGGAGTTCGTCGGCAAGGCCGCGCTCGAGCAGGAGAAGGCGGCGGGCGCGCGCCGAATCCTGCTGGGCCTCAAGGCACTCGACCGCGGCGTGCTGCGGCCGGGACAGACCGTGCTGAGCGGCGACGAGGCCGTCGGCGAGACCACGTCGGGCACGTTCTCGCCGACCCTGAAGGCCGGTATCGCCCTGGCGCTGCTGGACCGCACCGCCGGTCTCGAACCGGGTGCCGAGGTGGCGGTCGACGTGCGCGGCCGTCGGCTGCGCGCCGAGGTCGTCAAGCCCCCGTTCGTCACCCCGCGCACCTCCTGA
- a CDS encoding branched-chain amino acid aminotransferase has translation MTVAAQFTRLPHSSPTPAARRQEILVDPGFGRYFTDHMVSIDYRDGAWVDPRVEPYAPLTMDPATMVFHYGQAIFEGLKAYRQGDGGIATFRIDANARRFQRSARRMAMAELPEELFVESIRQLLEVDTDWVPAAGGEDSLYLRPFMFATESGLGVKPAGAYRYLLLGSPAGAYFPRGLKPVRVWLSTEYVRAAPGGTGEAKVAGNYAASLLAQAEATEKDCDQVVWLDACDHRYVEEMGTNNLFFVYGSGSQARLVTPELSGSLLPGITRDSLLTLAADSGYQVEERKISVEEWRRGAESGEITEVFGCGTAAVVIPVASVHSADGEFTIGDGEPGEVTMALRDTLTGIQRGTFADIHGWMRTLV, from the coding sequence ATGACCGTTGCCGCACAGTTCACCCGTCTCCCGCATTCGTCGCCCACCCCGGCGGCGCGGCGACAGGAGATTCTGGTGGATCCCGGCTTCGGGCGGTACTTCACCGACCACATGGTGTCGATCGACTACCGCGACGGTGCCTGGGTCGATCCGCGGGTAGAGCCCTACGCCCCGCTGACGATGGACCCGGCGACCATGGTGTTCCACTACGGCCAGGCCATCTTCGAGGGGCTGAAGGCGTACCGGCAGGGCGACGGCGGCATCGCGACCTTCCGCATCGACGCCAACGCCCGCCGGTTCCAGCGGTCGGCGCGCCGGATGGCGATGGCCGAGCTGCCCGAGGAGCTGTTCGTCGAGTCGATCCGCCAGTTGCTCGAGGTCGACACCGACTGGGTGCCCGCGGCCGGCGGCGAGGATTCGCTGTACTTGCGCCCGTTCATGTTCGCCACCGAATCCGGCCTCGGCGTCAAGCCGGCCGGCGCCTACCGGTACCTGCTTCTGGGTTCGCCTGCGGGAGCGTACTTTCCGCGCGGCCTGAAGCCGGTGCGGGTGTGGCTGTCCACCGAGTACGTGCGGGCCGCGCCCGGCGGCACCGGCGAGGCCAAGGTGGCCGGCAACTACGCCGCCTCGCTGCTGGCGCAGGCCGAGGCCACCGAGAAGGACTGCGACCAGGTGGTGTGGCTGGACGCCTGCGACCACCGCTACGTCGAGGAGATGGGCACCAACAACCTGTTCTTCGTCTACGGCTCGGGTTCGCAGGCGCGGCTGGTGACTCCCGAACTGTCCGGTTCGCTGCTGCCCGGCATCACCCGCGACTCGCTGCTGACCCTGGCCGCCGACTCCGGCTACCAGGTGGAGGAGCGCAAGATCTCGGTCGAGGAATGGCGCCGGGGCGCCGAATCCGGTGAGATCACCGAGGTTTTCGGCTGCGGTACCGCGGCCGTGGTGATTCCGGTCGCCTCGGTGCATTCGGCCGACGGCGAATTCACCATCGGCGACGGCGAACCCGGCGAGGTCACCATGGCGCTGCGCGACACGCTGACCGGAATCCAGCGCGGCACGTTCGCCGATATTCACGGCTGGATGCGCACTCTGGTATGA
- a CDS encoding MBL fold metallo-hydrolase, which yields MGSDRVYFRQLLAGRDWAVGDPIATQMRNFAYLIGDRDSGECVVVDPAYAAGDLVDIAESDGLRLTGVLATHHHPDHVGGTMLGFTLRGVRELLERVQVPVHVNAEELPWVANVTEIAPSELTGHDHGDKVAVGGLEIELLHTPGHTPGSQCFLFDDRLVAGDTLFVDGCGRTDFPGGDSDSMFRSLRYLAGLHGDPVVYPGHWYSQEPNAALSAVRDSNYVMRPQTLEQWHMLMPG from the coding sequence ATGGGATCCGACCGTGTGTATTTTCGTCAGCTGCTGGCGGGCCGGGACTGGGCCGTGGGCGATCCGATCGCCACGCAGATGCGCAATTTCGCGTATTTGATCGGCGACAGAGACAGCGGCGAGTGCGTGGTCGTGGATCCCGCGTACGCGGCGGGCGATCTGGTGGATATCGCCGAATCCGACGGGCTGCGCCTGACCGGCGTGCTCGCCACCCACCATCACCCCGATCACGTGGGCGGCACGATGCTCGGATTCACCCTGCGCGGGGTGCGTGAACTGCTCGAACGCGTGCAGGTTCCGGTGCACGTCAATGCGGAAGAACTACCTTGGGTGGCGAATGTCACCGAAATCGCGCCGAGCGAATTGACCGGGCACGACCACGGCGACAAGGTGGCCGTCGGCGGGCTCGAGATCGAATTACTGCACACCCCGGGCCACACGCCGGGCAGCCAATGCTTCCTGTTCGACGATCGGCTGGTCGCCGGCGATACCTTGTTCGTCGACGGCTGCGGGCGCACGGATTTCCCGGGCGGCGATTCCGACTCGATGTTCCGCAGCCTGCGGTATCTGGCGGGCCTGCACGGAGATCCGGTGGTTTATCCCGGGCACTGGTATTCGCAGGAACCCAACGCCGCGCTGTCGGCGGTGCGCGACAGCAACTATGTGATGCGCCCGCAGACTTTGGAACAGTGGCACATGCTGATGCCGGGCTGA
- a CDS encoding carbohydrate kinase family protein has protein sequence MTIAVSASIASDNLMHFPGKFSESLLADQLEHISVSFLVDDLTIRRGGVAGNIVYAMGQLGRNPLLLGAVGQDFGEYRELLERNGVDCSAVLVSDKAHTARFICNTDDEMAQIAAFYPGAMSEARDISIAEVARTRELELVLIGANDPEAMLRHTRECRELGIPFAADPSQQLALLDGNQALELIDGAAYLFTNEYELGLLLQKTGVTLEEIGQKVGIRVTTLGAKGVQIVDRDGTEVNVEVVPERAKVDPTGIGDAFRAGFLTGHQAGLGLERAAQLGSLIAVHVLETDGPQEWELKHDEALERLRTAYGPQAADDIAPLLS, from the coding sequence GTGACTATCGCCGTGTCCGCATCCATTGCGTCCGATAACCTCATGCATTTTCCTGGCAAGTTCTCCGAGTCCCTGCTGGCAGATCAGCTGGAACACATCTCGGTGAGCTTCCTGGTCGATGACCTGACCATCCGCCGCGGCGGCGTCGCAGGCAACATCGTCTACGCGATGGGTCAGCTCGGCCGCAATCCGCTGCTGCTCGGCGCGGTCGGCCAGGACTTCGGCGAGTACCGCGAGTTGCTGGAGCGCAACGGCGTGGACTGCTCGGCCGTGCTGGTCTCCGACAAGGCGCACACCGCGCGCTTCATCTGCAACACCGACGACGAGATGGCCCAGATCGCCGCCTTCTACCCGGGCGCGATGAGCGAGGCCCGCGACATCTCGATCGCCGAGGTCGCCCGCACCCGGGAGCTGGAGCTGGTGCTCATCGGCGCCAACGACCCGGAGGCGATGCTGCGGCACACCCGCGAGTGCCGGGAGCTGGGCATCCCGTTCGCGGCCGACCCGTCCCAGCAGCTGGCCCTCCTCGACGGCAACCAGGCCCTCGAGCTGATCGACGGCGCCGCATACCTTTTCACCAACGAATACGAGCTGGGCCTGCTGCTGCAGAAGACCGGGGTGACCCTCGAGGAGATCGGGCAGAAGGTCGGCATCCGGGTCACCACGCTGGGTGCGAAGGGCGTGCAGATCGTCGACCGCGACGGCACCGAGGTCAACGTCGAGGTGGTGCCGGAACGCGCCAAGGTCGACCCGACCGGCATCGGCGACGCCTTCCGCGCCGGCTTCCTGACCGGACACCAGGCCGGACTCGGCCTGGAACGCGCCGCGCAACTGGGTTCGCTCATCGCGGTGCACGTGCTCGAGACCGACGGCCCGCAGGAATGGGAACTGAAGCATGACGAGGCGCTCGAGCGGCTTCGCACGGCTTACGGCCCGCAGGCCGCCGACGACATCGCGCCACTGCTGAGCTGA
- a CDS encoding iron-sulfur cluster assembly accessory protein yields MTVQNETTTHGVTLTDAAASKAKALLDQEGRDDLALRIAVQPGGCAGLRYQLFFDDRSLDGDLTAEFGGVALTVDRMSAPYVQGAAIDFVDTIEKQGFTIDNPNATGSCACGDSFN; encoded by the coding sequence ATGACTGTGCAGAACGAGACCACCACCCACGGTGTGACGCTGACCGACGCGGCCGCCTCCAAGGCGAAGGCGCTGCTCGATCAGGAGGGGCGTGACGATCTGGCGCTGCGGATCGCCGTACAGCCCGGTGGTTGCGCGGGGCTGCGCTACCAACTGTTCTTCGACGATCGCTCGCTCGACGGCGACCTCACCGCCGAGTTCGGCGGCGTCGCGCTGACCGTCGACCGGATGAGCGCCCCGTACGTGCAGGGTGCCGCCATCGACTTCGTCGACACCATCGAGAAGCAGGGTTTCACCATCGACAACCCGAACGCCACCGGCTCCTGCGCCTGCGGCGACAGCTTCAACTGA
- a CDS encoding DUF3043 domain-containing protein: MKFLRRGDASKTDDLADETSADPVGESGGAADASDRPAATATAGKGRPTPKRRDAEGKRRGPIAPAPMTSKEARARRKANRGTRADRKAASADRRAAAADRRARMLAGEDKYLLPRDRGPVRAYVRDLVDARRNLVGLFMPLALLLILTMFLTPAVQAYVTLAMLVMMVFMAGEGFLIGRTINRRVRERFPDDTSSPWSLGWYAFVRASQIRRMRAPKPRVGAGDSV, encoded by the coding sequence GTGAAGTTCCTCCGCCGCGGCGATGCAAGTAAGACCGACGACCTCGCCGACGAGACCTCGGCCGATCCGGTCGGGGAGTCCGGCGGCGCGGCCGACGCCTCGGACCGGCCGGCCGCCACGGCCACCGCCGGGAAGGGCCGGCCCACCCCCAAGCGCCGGGATGCCGAGGGCAAGCGCCGCGGCCCCATCGCGCCGGCGCCGATGACCTCGAAGGAGGCCCGCGCCCGCCGCAAGGCGAACCGCGGCACACGTGCCGACCGCAAGGCGGCCTCGGCCGATCGGCGCGCGGCCGCCGCCGACCGGCGCGCCCGGATGCTGGCGGGTGAGGACAAGTACCTCTTACCGCGCGACCGCGGCCCGGTGCGCGCCTATGTGCGCGATCTGGTGGACGCGCGCCGCAATCTGGTCGGGTTGTTCATGCCGCTGGCACTGCTGCTGATCCTGACCATGTTCCTGACGCCCGCCGTGCAGGCCTACGTCACGCTGGCCATGCTCGTGATGATGGTGTTCATGGCCGGCGAGGGGTTCCTGATCGGCCGCACCATCAATCGCCGGGTGCGCGAACGCTTTCCGGACGACACCAGCTCCCCGTGGTCGCTGGGGTGGTATGCCTTCGTGCGCGCCTCGCAGATCCGCCGCATGCGCGCGCCCAAGCCGCGCGTCGGCGCCGGGGACTCGGTCTAG
- a CDS encoding helix-turn-helix domain-containing protein, with product MLSKVAAVLCDNVAMFEFGVLCEVFGLDRRDDGLPGFDFRVCGTEPGVPLRCSSPGITVTPEYGLDELADADLVTVPAYPVAEDYEFDPRVLRAVRDAVDAGATVLTVCSGAFLAGAAGLLDGRKCTTHWRHVGKLAERYPSATVDPDVLFVDEGNLITSAGTAAGIDACLHLVRRELGSAVANKIARRMVVPPQRDGGQRQFIERPVPECTSDGLRDTLLWMDRHLELPHTVEDLAARSAMSTRTFARRFAAETGTTPVKWLTNQRVLLAKQLLEDTTLDLETIAGRSGFGSAALLRHHFQRLVGIAPTEYRRRFGS from the coding sequence ATGCTGTCCAAGGTCGCCGCGGTGCTCTGCGATAACGTCGCCATGTTCGAATTCGGCGTTCTCTGTGAGGTTTTCGGGCTGGACCGCCGCGACGACGGGCTGCCCGGCTTCGACTTCCGGGTGTGCGGCACCGAACCCGGTGTGCCGTTGCGCTGTAGTTCACCGGGCATCACGGTGACTCCGGAGTACGGCCTGGACGAACTGGCCGACGCCGACCTGGTGACGGTGCCCGCCTATCCGGTCGCCGAGGACTACGAGTTCGATCCCCGCGTGCTGCGGGCCGTCCGGGATGCCGTCGACGCGGGGGCCACCGTGCTCACGGTCTGTTCGGGCGCCTTTCTCGCCGGGGCGGCCGGACTGCTGGACGGGCGTAAATGCACCACGCACTGGCGGCACGTGGGAAAGCTCGCCGAGCGCTACCCGTCGGCCACCGTCGACCCGGACGTGCTGTTCGTCGACGAGGGGAACCTGATCACCAGCGCCGGCACCGCGGCCGGCATCGATGCCTGCCTGCACCTGGTGCGGCGCGAACTGGGCAGCGCCGTCGCCAACAAGATCGCCCGGCGGATGGTGGTGCCGCCGCAGCGCGACGGCGGCCAGCGGCAGTTCATCGAGCGCCCCGTGCCGGAATGCACCTCCGACGGCCTGCGGGACACGCTGCTGTGGATGGACCGGCACCTCGAGCTGCCGCATACGGTCGAGGACCTGGCCGCGCGCTCGGCCATGTCGACGCGCACCTTCGCCCGCCGCTTCGCCGCCGAGACCGGCACCACCCCCGTCAAATGGCTCACCAACCAGCGCGTTCTGCTGGCGAAGCAGCTCCTCGAGGACACCACCCTGGACCTGGAAACCATCGCCGGCCGTTCCGGTTTCGGCTCCGCGGCCCTGCTGCGCCACCACTTCCAGCGCCTGGTCGGCATCGCCCCCACGGAATACCGCCGCCGCTTCGGGAGCTGA